The following coding sequences lie in one Arachis ipaensis cultivar K30076 chromosome B03, Araip1.1, whole genome shotgun sequence genomic window:
- the LOC107633603 gene encoding uncharacterized protein LOC107633603 codes for MANVCPHEPLKLYIAASMNTIGCMLAQDDENGHERAIYYLSRVLTDIETRYSPIEKLCLSLYYACTKLKCYMVAKLVKVIAQTNLVKYMLTYPMLRGRLGKWMLALTEFDLQYIPAKAMKGQGANIVDVHVDYWKLYFDGSKHKDGTGVGILIISLEGIPSEFLFELKYPCSNNVAEYEALILSFEILVEKGATEVQILGDSQLVLKQLSKEFKCNNKKLQKYLAMAWELLTSFQKVSLVHIPRIQNKITNELAQIASRYKIFPGTLRKLAKICQILVLVDEREALCLDEWKDDDWRKPIADYLNNPSVRVNRKINLKAMNFVLMADELYKKGIDGTLSRCLSQADKDIALGEVHRGICGAHQVRIKMKWFLRQNHVYWPSTIKDCIGYAKACQECQRHGVVQQIPTSELHSIIKPWPFRGWALDLIGLIHPPSSKNHKFILVAIDYFTKWVEAISLIETGQNEVIDFIEEYIIHRFGILHTLSIDQGTMFTVLPLKINLNTLRILRQDDLPVDDYWNAMYDELNDLDSERVLALENMIRQKESVARNYNRQIKEKFFSIGELILKVILPIEKKSRFLGKWSHTWE; via the exons ATGGCAAATGTTTGCCCTCATGAACCTTTAAAATTGTATATTGCAGCATCCATGAATACGATTGGGTGTATGTTGGCTCAAGATGATGAAAATGGACATGAACGAGCCATCTATTACCTTAGTCGAGTATTGACTGATATCGAGACAAGATATTCACCCATCGAAAAATTGTGCTTGTCCTTGTACTATGCTTGTACAAAGTTAAAGTGCTATATGGTAGCCAAACTTGTGAAAGTTATTGCACAAActaatttagttaaatatatgTTGACATATCCAATGTTGAGAGGTCGATTAGGTAAATGGATGTTGGCTTTAACAGAATTTGATCTGCAATATATCCCAGCAAAAGCTATGAAAGGTCAG GGGGCAAATATAGTTGATGTCCACGTCGACTATTGGAAGTTGTATTTTGATGGTTCGAAACATAAAGATGGTACTGGAGTAGGGATTTTAATTATTTCACTAGAGGGAATTCCATCAGAATTTTTGTTTGAGTTAAAGTACCCTTGTTCGAATAATGTGGCTGAATATGAGGCTTTAATACTGAGTTTCGAAATCTTGGTTGAAAAAGgggctacagaagttcaaatccTTGGGGATTCTCAGTTAGTTTTGAAACAGTTATCGAAAGAATTCAAATGTAACAATAAAAAGTTGCAAAAGTATTTAGCAATGGCATGGGAATTGTTgacttcttttcaaaaagtttcatTAGTCCATATTCCgagaattcaaaataaaattaccaATGAGTTAGCTCAAATTGCTTCGAGATATAAGATATTCCCAGGAACACTAAGAAAGCTGGCAAAAATTTGCCAAATTTTGGTGCTTGTTGATGAAAGAGAAGCTTTATGCTTAGATGAATGGAAAGATGACGATTGGAGAAAACCCATTGCTGATTATTTAAATAATCCCAGTGTTCGAGTTAATAGGAAAATAAATTTGAAAGCAATGAATTTTGTGTTGATGGCTGATGAATTATATAAGAAAGGAATCGATGGAACCCTTTCGAGATGTTTAAGTCAAGCCGATAAAGATATTGCTTTAGGAGAAGTCCATAGAGGTATATGTGGTGCTCATCAGGTTAGGATAAAAATGAAATGGTTTTTACGTCAAAATCATGTTTATTGGCCTTCTACGATTAAAGATTGTATCGGTTATGCAAAGGCGTGTCAAGAGTGTCAACGCCATGGAGTGGTACAACAAATCCCAACATCTGAGTTGCATTCGATTATTAAGCCTTGGCCATTTCGAGGTTGGGCTTTAGATCTAATTGGGTTGATACATCCCCCTTCGTCAAAAAATCATAAATTTATCTTAGTGGCAATAGATTATTTTACAAAGTGGGTTGAAGCTATTTCTCTAATAGAAACTGGGCAGAATGAAGTGATAGACTTTATCGAGGAGTATATAATTCATCGATTTGGAATTCTTCATACCTTAAGTATTGATCAAGGAACTATGTTTACTG TTTTGCCATTAAAGATTAATCTCAATACCTTGAGAATTTTGAGGCAGGATGATTTGCCAGTTGATGATTACTGGAATGCAATGTATGATGAGTTAAATGATTTAGACTCAGAGCGTGTTTTAGCACTTGAAAATATGATTCGACAAAAAGAAAGTGTTGCTCGAAATTATAACCGtcaaataaaagagaaatttttcagTATAGGAGAGTTGATTTTGAAAGTTATATTGCCAATAGAAAAGAAGTCGAGATTTCTTGGCAAGTGGTCCCATACTTGGGAATGA